In the genome of Xylanibacillus composti, the window ACGAGATTGCCGACACGATCGGAGGGAGCGGCAGTGTGAAGGTGGGCGACACGTCTGTTTCCGGCGGCGGCGGATCCGGGCGAGAACTGACCAACACGGCCAAGGCGGTCATCGATCAGGTGGTCTTTGACTACCGCGCTGACCTGCACGACTATCGACGGATGAAATGGGGGCGTAGCCGATGATCAATTACCGCCGTCACCGCCGGCAGATCGAGCGCATGTATGAGGACCGCGCTACCATCAGCCGGCAGAAGCCCGACGAATCATCTGTGGAGACAAAACTGATATCCGTTACGATTTACGAAAATGAGCCCTGCAAACTGTCGCAGACCAGTCTGGCCCGTAATGGCCAGACGGAGGCGCAAAATGATATCCGCTATGATGCCAAGCTGTTTATTGCGCCGGAGTTGGAGATAAAGCAAGGGGACGAAATCGCTGTGACGCGGGCGGCCACCGGCCGGGTGGAAACATATACGGCAGGTGAGCCATTTCCGCCATACAGTAGCCATCAGGAAATCAATTTGAAGGCTGAGGGATGGGCGTGATGCAGGATACACAGGAACATCGCGGCCCTTTGTCCGACAGAATCATGATCACCATCCACATGATTTCGGGCGATGTATTCGAACAGCCGTTGCCCTATGAGATGGCCGACGGTGTTCAGGATTTTTTAGACTGGTACCGTGATCCGGGGAAAGAACGTATCTGGACGTGGCATGTACCATCGCAAATGAGTGTGCATGCATTCCATCACGCCCATATTGTTGCGGTTGATGTCGACGGATACATCGAGCCGGATGGTCGAAACTCTCGATGGTGGGAACGCCTATGGGAGAAGTGGTTGGTCAGGCGGTGGTTGTGACGTGGCTAATTGGGGGAAGTTTAACTTCCGTGATTTTGAGAATTTGGCCAAGCGTTTCGAGAAAATGTCTAAAGGCGATGTGATTGATCAGTTCATCCGTGATTTCGTTATGGAGATCGGCATGCGGGCACTTCGGAAAATCAAGAAGCTAACGCAGTCTAACGCAAGCGGGCAACTTCGCAGTATGTGGCAGATCGGGAAGGTGGAACGTCAAGGAGATAGCTATATTGTCGAGATTTTTAACAATCTCGAATACGCTTCGTTTGTCGAATACGGCTTCCGCGCTCACTGGGTGCCGGGGAAATGGGAAGGAAATGTTTTTCGGTATATCCCGAACTACAAGCCACCTCCCGGGGAGCCTGGAGGAATGCAGGTTGGTCCCAAGGGCGGTTGGGTTGAGGGACGATTTATGATGTCGATCGGAATGAAAGAAATAGAACGAGAACTCCCCACATATCTCGCGCGCCGACAAAAAAAACTGCTCGAAAAATTGCTGAGAGGGTGAAGGGATGGTCACGTACAATGACGTGCGGCAGGGCGTCTTCGCCCGCCTGCAGCAGAAGTTTCCGGAAGTGGCACGATACGGCGAAGAAATCAAGCAAGGGCTGAAACCACCGTGCTTCTTCGTCAAACTCTTCCCCGGCCAGCAGGATCGAGAAGTGGGCCGGAGGTACATTCGTTATCACTCGTTCGACATTCACTATTTCGCGATGGATGATCGGAATGAAGCGATGCACGCCATGGCCGAGCAACTCTATGACGTGATGGAGTACATCATTATTAATGGCAATCTAACCAGAGGACGAAGCATGCGACACGAAATCGTGGACCGCGTGCTTCATTTTTTTGTGGACTACGACTTCCATGTCATGCGGTCGGCGCCAGACGAGCCACTGATGGAAGAACTGGAACAGAAGGAGAGATTGAAGTGAGCGAGGACAAAGAAAAGCAAGAATCTAAGCCCGTACCACCAACGCCGGCAAAAGCCGGGTTTACGAAGGAACAGTTTCTCCAGTCTCGCAAAACGCTTCCAGCGGACAAAGATATTCTTGCCGTGGTGTTGGAGGAAGGAAAGCGGTACACCGTACAGCAGGCGGAGAAGGCGGTACACGACTTCAAAAAAAGGAAGGTGACGTGACATGGCTGGTGGAACTTGGACAACGCAAAATAAGGTCCGGCCGGGCGTCTATATTAATTTCGCGTCCGATGGTGGCGCCCTGGGTACTATGGGCGAGATCGGAATCGCGGCATTTCCGACCCCGCTTCCATGGGGTAATCCCGGGCTGATCGTATTGGATGCGGCGACGTACCTGGATGATGCACTCGAAAAAATCGGTTTTCATCCTGAGGATCCGCGTATCCGGCACATCTCCGTGGCTATGGAGCATGCCGTAAGAGTCCTCCTTTATCGACTCGGCGCGAACGGAGCGGCAAAAGCGAGCGCAACCGTGGGCAACTTAACCGGTACCGCAAAATGGGGCGGCCCGCGCGGTAACGATCTCATGTTCTCCGTCCAGGAATCTTTGGACGAAGAAGGACAGTATGAGGTCCGGACGTATCTTGAGAGCGAGGAAGTGGATGTGCAGACAGTAGAGCAGATCGAAGACCTGCAAAACAATAAGTTTGTGGATTTCTCTGGCTCGGGTGAATTTGAAGAAACGGCCGGAGCGAAATTTTCGGGGGGCACCGAAGGGACACCGTCGGGCGGCGAGTATTCTGCTGCGTTCGCCGCGTTTGAAGCCGAAGAATACAATGTGCTGGGCTTGCCGGTGGACGACACTCCAACCAAGCAGCTCGCTGTCGCATATGTGCGACGACTGAGGGAGGAAGAAGGCAAGAAGGTCCGCTTGGTCCTTCACGATTATCCTGCAGCCGATTATGAGGGCGTGACGAGTCTTCGCAACAGCTATTATGATGCGAACGGCGAGCTGATTCCTCCGGAGCATGCGATTTTCCGGATCGCGGCCATGTGCGCGTCAGCGAACGTGAACGAGTCGCTAACATATTCCGCTATTCCGGGCGCCACGGATGTTTATCCGAAACTGACGTCGGCGGAGACGATCGCGGCGCTACGGAACGGGGAATTGATCCTCACAGCCACAAATGGGCGTGTGGTGATTGAACAGGACATCAATACGCTGACCACGTTCAGCCCGTCCAAGGGCCGGATGTTCTCCAAGAATCGCGTGCTGCGCGTACTGGATGCAATCGGTAACGATATCAAGCGAATCTTCGAGCAATTTTATATAGGCCAGGTATCGAACAACGCTGACGGCCGGGCGCTGTTGTGGAATGAGATCGTGACCTACATGCGCAATCTGGAAGAGATCGAGGCGATCCAAAACTTTAATTCGGAGGATATCGTGGTTCTGGCCGGTCAGGAGATTGACAGCGTATATGTTGAAGCGGCTATCCAGCCAGTGGACAGCGTCGAGAAGGTCTACATGAAAGTGAGGGTGAGGTAACATGACGTTTTTGCGCGCAAAGGATACAATCTCGGGCCAAGAAGGACGAGCATATGCCGTCATCAATGGCCGACGGGAAGAGTTGTTTTATGTCAAATCGCTTGAAGCGACGGTCGAGAAGGAAAAAGCGGAAGTGCGCACTCTCGGAAAACGTGGGACCCAGCACAAGGCGACAGGATGGAGCGGCTCCGGAAGCATGACGATTTACTACGTCACTTCGGTATTCCGCGATCTGATGTTGGTATATATCAAGGATGGTACGGACACTTATTTTGATATTGCTGTTACCAACGAAGATCCTACATCACAGATCGGCAGACAGACGGTTATCCTCAAGGATTGCAATTTAGACAGTGTGATTATGGCATCCTTGGACACGGAAAGTGATGCACTTGAGGAAGAAGTAAGCTTTACCTTCGAGGATGTTGATATTCCGCAAAGGTTTAATCCTATCAATTAATAAAATGATCGAAGGAGAATGGAACCATGAGCAATCTTAGTTTCTTTTATGCAGATAATGCAGCCGGTAGCTCGGAAGAAAGAGTCGTTATATCAAATCGGTTTACTGACCACGATGGCGTCCCCCTTGAATGGGTGCTGCGCAGCATCACTGAACGAGAGAATGAAGCATGCCGAAAAGCCGCTACGAAGCGAGAAAAGGGTAGAAACGGGGTAGCGGTTAGCGACACGGACTTTAACCTGTATGTCGCAAAAATGGCCGTGGCTAGCGTAGTATTCCCTGATTTGAAGGATGCCGGCTTGCAAGATTCGTACAACGTTCGCGGCGCCGAGGAACTGCTCAGAGCTATGCTGTTGCCAGGCGAATACGCCGATTTGGTGCAGCACGTTCAACGTTTGAATGGCTTTGAGAAGGATATGAACGAGATGGTTGACGAGGTAAAAAACTGATCGAGGAGGGCGATAGCGAGGCGAACTATGCTTACTACGCCCTCCACGAATTACACATATTGCCGCATGACCTGGCCCGCATGAGCCGGCCGGAGAAAGCTGCGATCTACGCCATGATCAAGGTGCGCATTGAGGAGGAGAAGCGCCGAACCCGGCGCAAGAAATAGCGAGGGCAATCATTGCTGTGATTCCTCGTACAGGAAAGGGGGAACAAGATGGCCACCGTATCGAGCACGCTGCAAATATTTGACGCCATGACGAGGCCATTGCAAAACATCACGCAGGCGATGAACATCATGATTGGATCGATGCAGCATTTGCAGCAAGCAGTAGGAGCAGACAACAAGTTGGGCGCTGCTTTTGATGCTGCGAAGGAGAAAATTGCGGACGCCGAGGCTGAGCTGAAAATGCTGGCTGCCCCGATCAATGAGGCGGTGCAAGCCCAGCAAACGCTTAATGATACCATTGCCGCGCAGCCACAGCCGCCAACATGGCAAAGCGCGTTGTCAATGGAAGTTTTCCAGACCACGGGCATGGACCGCATGACGCAAGAGATTGATGCGGCGAAGGCTGCACTGAATGCATTAAATCAGGCCCAGCAGCAAGTGGCGTCTACAGATATGTCGTTTCTGCCACCCCAGGCAATTCGAGACATCAATGCACTGGAACAGCGTGTGATGGGTCTTCGCGGCGCTCTGCAGCAGGCCGAGGATGCGAAACAGAATCTTTCAGTTGATGCTCCTCCGCAGGCATTTGATCGGATCAATGACTCCATTGAAAAAATCAGAAACGAGTTGCTTGACGCAAAGCGCGCCCAGGATGATATGAACGCCGCCATGCAAGCCGGTGACCTTTCCGGTGTGAACAATGCTTACCAGCGGCTTAATGCACACGTCGAAAAGACCGAGCGGGCTGTCAGAGATAACGTCCGGGAGCAGCAAAGGTTTAATGACGAGCTGGAGAAAGGCGACAAAAATGCTAACTCTCTGCTTAAAACCGTCGCCGGGTTTGTCGGTGCTTACGTTGGCTTCCGAGCGATCACAGGGTTCCTAAAAGAATCCCATAGCGCTGCCAACGAACAGATTCGAGCCGAACAGCGCCTGCAGTCGATCATGAGTCAGATCAGTGGTATGACGCAGGATGGGATTGACCATGTAAAAAATTATGCCAAGGAGTTGGAGGCGGCGACAGGTGTAGCAGCCAGTGTAGGCATCTTTGGTCAGAGCCAGTTGGCGCAGTACGTGTATGACCCGGATAATATTAAAAATATGACAAAGGCCATGTACGACCTGGCCACAGAAACATACGGCGTCGGTTTTTCACAAGATCAACTCATGCAGACGTCTAATCTCATGGGTAAGGTTATGATGGGTGATATTAATGCGCTGTCTCGTAACGGTTTCCGGATTGACGCAATTTTTGATGAAGCTCAGCAGCAGCTGTTAAAGACAGGCACCGAAGCTGAACGAGCGGCACTGGTCATCGAGATGATAGAAGAAAACTTGGATGGTTTGTCTGAGGCGATGCGGAACACGCCGGAGGGTGCGGTCAATGCGTTGGCTAATGCCTGGGGATCGGTGCAGGAGAAAATCGGTTACGGCGTCATGCCGCTCATCATGCAATTCGCAGACTTTGTTACAGCGAACATGCCTGTAATTGAGGCTATCTTTTTGAATGCATTCGGGAACTTGATCACCGGTATGCAAACCGTCATGACGCTGGCCATGAGCACCGCGACTTTCTTTATCGAGAACTGGTCATGGATCGCTCCGATCATTTGGGGGATCGTGGCGGCTACGACTGCTTGGTTTATTGCCAGCCAGCGACAAGTGATCGTGACGGCAGCACTTGCTACATGGCAAGGCATCTTGGCGGCAAAAATGGCGATCGCTAAAGTAGCTATTTTTGCGAAGACCGTGGCAACCTTCGGTTTGGCGACAGCTTGGCGAACGCTCAATGCGGCCATGAAGGCAAATGTTATTATATTTGTCATTTCTGCCGTAGTGGGATTGATCACCTGGTTGGTACGTCTATGGAAAACTAACGATAACTTTGCAGCAGGTTTGATGAGAGCGTGGAACAGTATTCTCAATTTTTTCGACCGGATTCCCGGTTACTTCTGGCAGTTGGTAGAGTGGCTGATGGTGCCGTTTGAATGGTGGGCAAAGTCTGTCGGTAAAATCTATGACACAGTAATAAACGGCATCATTTCGGGAATTAATAGCGTTCTCTCCATTATCAACAAAGTAACAGGATCATCTTACGAAATCGCCGCTGAATTCAGCTTTGAAAATATCGCAGCCGGCATGAAGGAATATGCGGAAATCAAGAAAGACGACGCATTTTCTCGTGCTGCGGAGAAGGCAGCAGAGCGTGAGCAGAAAGTACTGGACATGCTCGACAATCGGGCCGCGAAGCGTGAGCGGGAAGAAAAAGAACGGGAAGAGAT includes:
- a CDS encoding phage tail sheath family protein, yielding MAGGTWTTQNKVRPGVYINFASDGGALGTMGEIGIAAFPTPLPWGNPGLIVLDAATYLDDALEKIGFHPEDPRIRHISVAMEHAVRVLLYRLGANGAAKASATVGNLTGTAKWGGPRGNDLMFSVQESLDEEGQYEVRTYLESEEVDVQTVEQIEDLQNNKFVDFSGSGEFEETAGAKFSGGTEGTPSGGEYSAAFAAFEAEEYNVLGLPVDDTPTKQLAVAYVRRLREEEGKKVRLVLHDYPAADYEGVTSLRNSYYDANGELIPPEHAIFRIAAMCASANVNESLTYSAIPGATDVYPKLTSAETIAALRNGELILTATNGRVVIEQDINTLTTFSPSKGRMFSKNRVLRVLDAIGNDIKRIFEQFYIGQVSNNADGRALLWNEIVTYMRNLEEIEAIQNFNSEDIVVLAGQEIDSVYVEAAIQPVDSVEKVYMKVRVR
- a CDS encoding ABC transporter ATP-binding protein encodes the protein MINYRRHRRQIERMYEDRATISRQKPDESSVETKLISVTIYENEPCKLSQTSLARNGQTEAQNDIRYDAKLFIAPELEIKQGDEIAVTRAATGRVETYTAGEPFPPYSSHQEINLKAEGWA
- a CDS encoding phage tail assembly chaperone, with the translated sequence MSNLSFFYADNAAGSSEERVVISNRFTDHDGVPLEWVLRSITERENEACRKAATKREKGRNGVAVSDTDFNLYVAKMAVASVVFPDLKDAGLQDSYNVRGAEELLRAMLLPGEYADLVQHVQRLNGFEKDMNEMVDEVKN
- a CDS encoding phage tail terminator family protein; the encoded protein is MVTYNDVRQGVFARLQQKFPEVARYGEEIKQGLKPPCFFVKLFPGQQDREVGRRYIRYHSFDIHYFAMDDRNEAMHAMAEQLYDVMEYIIINGNLTRGRSMRHEIVDRVLHFFVDYDFHVMRSAPDEPLMEELEQKERLK
- a CDS encoding HK97 gp10 family phage protein codes for the protein MANWGKFNFRDFENLAKRFEKMSKGDVIDQFIRDFVMEIGMRALRKIKKLTQSNASGQLRSMWQIGKVERQGDSYIVEIFNNLEYASFVEYGFRAHWVPGKWEGNVFRYIPNYKPPPGEPGGMQVGPKGGWVEGRFMMSIGMKEIERELPTYLARRQKKLLEKLLRG
- a CDS encoding phage tail tube protein, whose product is MTFLRAKDTISGQEGRAYAVINGRREELFYVKSLEATVEKEKAEVRTLGKRGTQHKATGWSGSGSMTIYYVTSVFRDLMLVYIKDGTDTYFDIAVTNEDPTSQIGRQTVILKDCNLDSVIMASLDTESDALEEEVSFTFEDVDIPQRFNPIN